GAAATAATACTTCGACAGACTGGAATGGTCAGTTGATGGTTCGATTAACTCTCGACCTGTCCCGAATGCTGGTGACCTAGATTTGTGTGAAAGCTttacttcgtttttttgttttattgttgctgAACGGATAGAAGATTTCGTGCAAAATGTATGAACACGAGCAGGAACTTACCACCCGCTGGTAATGGGTCGCTCTACAGCAGTGACACGCAGCACGCAATACACCTAATATTTGTACCACGATTTGGGTCGATGACCCAAAACAAGTGGAACCATACAACGCGGTACCATGCTAGTTCatgttgtttgaaaataaataaataataacgaTTTCCTGCCCTGTGCGTGTTTGAGATGTTTTGTGATGGttggggagagagagagaagactGTCGTTTGCTGCCATGCTGTCAATGTGTGAACGAGCGTTATGATTTTGAAAGGTCTTGCTGTTGAGTAAGGTAATGTGTTTGATAAGGGTCATGTTCAATCACCATTGTTACGCTTTTAAGCATTGAcctttttgcgccaatttttgcATACCAATTTAGGAAGGGCATTTATCGGTGgttaatatgaaaaaaaactcttctagATGATTTGTATTCATATTCATACgaatataaaacattatttattataaacaTTGAATTAATATTTAACTGGTTTATTTGATTATATTTATCTGTTTAGttcacttatttattttatgctaaaagaagaagcaaaaaagtaaCAATACACGTGTGCGTATATATTCCGTTTACCTTTTCTGGTGTGTAAAAGAGTGTTTTCATAGAATGGAGGCGCATAGTACTTGGTGAAATGGTacaatggaggcgcatggtactTCGTACAACGGTacaatggaggcgcatggtagaAATCGCGTTcatagtttttgtttctttttctttcaaacccgttttttttcttttcgttagtAAGATATAACGATTAACAGTTAATTCTTCGTAATTGTCTCACCAATTTCTTTACAGACTACACATCCATTGATACGAACGAGTCAGGTGAGTTTGAGCTCGAATCCGGATCTGGACTTCCGCTACTCTACGATCTTTACACCGATCGGTCTGTACAAGGGGCAACTGTACGCGATCAAGaaggtgaagaagaaaagcatcGACATTACGCGGGAGATGAAAAAGGAGTTGAAGCTGTTGCGTGATATGCGTCACGATAATTTGAACGCTTTCATTGGAGCTTGCACGGATCCGCCAAACATTTGCATCATTACGGATTACTGCAACCGTGGCAGCTTGAAGGTGAAGAAgagctgtttttttaatgcttaaaCCAACCTTGAATTCCGTTTTCACTTTGTTATCTCCCACAGGATGTGCTGGAAAATGAAGATGTTAAGCTGGACAACATGTTTACGGCATCGATGGTGGCGGATATACTGCGCGGTATGATATACCTGCACGAGTCGCCGCTTCGATTTCACGGCTCACTGCGAACATCCAACTGTTTGATCGATTCCCGCTGGGTGGTGAAGCTGAGCGACTTTGGGCTGTTTGCTTTCAAGCAGGGTTCGGAGGATGTGCCGGACGAGAAGGAAAAACTCGAGGAAAAATGTCAAAGTGAGTAGCGTACAAACGGATTCAATTTTATTGGTGGTCTATTGTACTGAAGTTAAAAGAGATGTACTGTGTGAGCTAACAATTGGGGTATCACACACTTTAAATCGCTAGAAAGCAACATTTTAGACGTCCGCTTTCGATCTTTCTGGAAGTAGTTGTTTATGTGCGGAGTGTAAGATAAACAAAGCTGCTATTTCCAgtacattttgtatttttatcacCTAATTAATGAGTTTGATTCGCACTACTGTTGTGTAACCATTCGAACTGTTATGGTGCAGTAATTAGAACTGTTGGATATCGGAAATATTTAGACCAAACAAATCTGCAACGCATTTCTAGTGAGGTTCatttgtgtattttctttcttttttacacttttagaacaacatttttcaaaattattaaaacttcATAAAATATCGATGTTgttaggataaaaaaaaaataattgcataGTTTTAGGCGTAACAATTGTGACTAATAAAGTGAAATTACTTACCTGTGATGCAATGCTTCACTTGCTACAATTATaactaaaattaataaaaacttttctctttatttttatgcctTTTTTCAGAACTACTTTATCGTGCGCCCGAACTATTACGTGCTGGACCTACAGCAACCGTACCAGGCACACCGAAAGGTGACGTTTACTCCTTCGGCATCGTACTGTACGAAATCTTCACTCGTCGTGGCCCGTTCGGAGAAATCGAATGCACGCCGATGGAGTGTCTAAAGCGCGTCCTAAACCCACTCGACCCTAACACACCGTTCCGACCGGCGATCCAGCCCCTCGAAATGTCGTTCGACTGTGTGCGTGAGTGTTTGAAAGAGTGTTGGTCGGAACGGCCTGAAGATCGACCCGACTTCAAAGCGATCCGCAACAAACTTCGCGTACTGCGCAAGGGCATGCGTCCGAACATCTTCGACAacatgatggcgatgatggaGAAGTACGCTAACAATCTCGAGCAGCTGGTCGACGAGCGTACGGATCAGCTGcaggaagagaagaaaaagacgGAAGCGCTGCTGCTGGAGATGCTGCCAAGACCGGTGGCGGAGCAGTTGAAGCGAGGCCATAAGGTGGAAGCAGAAAGTTACGACTTGGTCACGATCTACTTCAGTGACATCGTTGGCTTTACGTCGATGTCGGCTGAAAGCACACCGCTGCAGGTGGTCGACTTCCTGAACGATCTGTACACCTGCTTCGACTCGATCATAGGGCATTACGATGTATACAAGGTGGAAACGATCGGAGACGCGTACATGGTCGTGTCGGGACTGCCGATCAGGAACGGGCTGATAAACGCGGCTGAGATTGCGTCCATGTCGCTGCAGTTGCTGGAAGCGGTCGCCGAGTTTAAGATTCGCCATCGGCCGAACGATCGGCTGTATCTACGGATCGGGATTCACTCGGGGCCTGTATGTGCCGGTGTCGTTGGGTTGAAGATGCCCCGGTACTGTCTGTTCGGCGACACGGTAAACACGGCATCACGCATGGAATCCACCGGACAGCCGCTCAAGATCCACTGCAGTTTACAGACCAAAGAGATCCTTGACTCGCTCGGTGGCTACCACTTCCAGGAGCGCGGTTTGGTGCCGATGAAGGGCAAGGGAGATCAGCGGACGTTCTGGTTGGTGGGCGAGGATCCGGATGCACGTGCCCGGCGTACGAAGGAACGTACCGAGCGGCGTGGTTCACGGGCGCTCAACAAGTATCTCGGCATGCTGAAAAGTGTCACCAATCTTCCCGGGGTGCGCAGCTCACTGAAGAGTCGCGCGCTGGGTTTGCCTCGCGGTTCACTGCCACGCTCCTCTAGTCTGGAGTCACCGAAAAGACTGAGATTCGCCAGTGGTGCCATGCTGGAGCAACATCGATACCATCGGTAAGTGGGAactagaggaaaaaaaatcctttttttgtatattagaATATCCACGctcctgaatgtatgcaaaaggAAGGACAAAATAGTTGATTAAGGACATCTATTTGCTCG
The DNA window shown above is from Anopheles funestus chromosome 3RL, idAnoFuneDA-416_04, whole genome shotgun sequence and carries:
- the LOC125766962 gene encoding receptor-type guanylate cyclase Gyc76C isoform X2, producing the protein MVSVFVSSSAVPVHSSVRTMKRPTRNISQRSLELDHRIYKFPNPSSRCYSPTTGPSFLYRASDNGEFDAVAETLKTTLRTASIRIRSIATWTDIYHHGYSSNPFERLVEDTYEDTRIYLVLGYHYEHIGLLVSLRRRGLLERGDYFVVGVDIEQYDAALPSKYMHGLLQTTPDPDAVEAFRHYLAIVPSAPVRFEEFAVKVNKYLELPPFNYRNALIFFGGVKQIRAEAAYLYDAVHLYANALMQVLLSGDSPKNGSAIIEAIKGRAYMSAMGYLVHIDENGDATGNYTILARKPVPSTTAANQYGLFPIGRFSSPTVDRIPEIRLFDTIDWVGSGPPVAEPRCGFRGEKCISYTGEITGGIAGGALLLLGVVSLVLYRNWRYEQELDSLLWKVDFREIQMHENEKETAGQKMTRTTHPLIRTSQVSLSSNPDLDFRYSTIFTPIGLYKGQLYAIKKVKKKSIDITREMKKELKLLRDMRHDNLNAFIGACTDPPNICIITDYCNRGSLKDVLENEDVKLDNMFTASMVADILRGMIYLHESPLRFHGSLRTSNCLIDSRWVVKLSDFGLFAFKQGSEDVPDEKEKLEEKCQKLLYRAPELLRAGPTATVPGTPKGDVYSFGIVLYEIFTRRGPFGEIECTPMECLKRVLNPLDPNTPFRPAIQPLEMSFDCVRECLKECWSERPEDRPDFKAIRNKLRVLRKGMRPNIFDNMMAMMEKYANNLEQLVDERTDQLQEEKKKTEALLLEMLPRPVAEQLKRGHKVEAESYDLVTIYFSDIVGFTSMSAESTPLQVVDFLNDLYTCFDSIIGHYDVYKVETIGDAYMVVSGLPIRNGLINAAEIASMSLQLLEAVAEFKIRHRPNDRLYLRIGIHSGPVCAGVVGLKMPRYCLFGDTVNTASRMESTGQPLKIHCSLQTKEILDSLGGYHFQERGLVPMKGKGDQRTFWLVGEDPDARARRTKERTERRGSRALNKYLGMLKSVTNLPGVRSSLKSRALGLPRGSLPRSSSLESPKRLRFASGAMLEQHRYHRYSDDALMEVISDSSIRRSDYSISDGAEDITASCPCIEHLGLSQPPEPAYLLTNCPTVTTPLLNNSIAT
- the LOC125766962 gene encoding receptor-type guanylate cyclase Gyc76C isoform X3 yields the protein MKRPTRNISQRSLELDHRIYKFPNPSSRCYSPTTGPSFLYRASDNGEFDAVAETLKTTLRTASIRIRSIATWTDIYHHGYSSNPFERLVEDTYEDTRIYLVLGYHYEHIGLLVSLRRRGLLERGDYFVVGVDIEQYDAALPSKYMHGLLQTTPDPDAVEAFRHYLAIVPSAPVRFEEFAVKVNKYLELPPFNYRNALIFFGGVKQIRAEAAYLYDAVHLYANALMQVLLSGDSPKNGSAIIEAIKGRAYMSAMGYLVHIDENGDATGNYTILARKPVPSTTAANQYGLFPIGRFSSPTVDRIPEIRLFDTIDWVGSGPPVAEPRCGFRGEKCISYTGEITGGIAGGALLLLGVVSLVLYRNWRYEQELDSLLWKVDFREIQMHENEKETAGQKMTRTTHPLIRTSQVSLSSNPDLDFRYSTIFTPIGLYKGQLYAIKKVKKKSIDITREMKKELKLLRDMRHDNLNAFIGACTDPPNICIITDYCNRGSLKDVLENEDVKLDNMFTASMVADILRGMIYLHESPLRFHGSLRTSNCLIDSRWVVKLSDFGLFAFKQGSEDVPDEKEKLEEKCQKLLYRAPELLRAGPTATVPGTPKGDVYSFGIVLYEIFTRRGPFGEIECTPMECLKRVLNPLDPNTPFRPAIQPLEMSFDCVRECLKECWSERPEDRPDFKAIRNKLRVLRKGMRPNIFDNMMAMMEKYANNLEQLVDERTDQLQEEKKKTEALLLEMLPRPVAEQLKRGHKVEAESYDLVTIYFSDIVGFTSMSAESTPLQVVDFLNDLYTCFDSIIGHYDVYKVETIGDAYMVVSGLPIRNGLINAAEIASMSLQLLEAVAEFKIRHRPNDRLYLRIGIHSGPVCAGVVGLKMPRYCLFGDTVNTASRMESTGQPLKIHCSLQTKEILDSLGGYHFQERGLVPMKGKGDQRTFWLVGEDPDARARRTKERTERRGSRALNKYLGMLKSVTNLPGVRSSLKSRALGLPRGSLPRSSSLESPKRLRFASGAMLEQHRYHRYSDDALMEVISDSSIRRSDYSISDGAEDITASCPCIEHLGLSQPPEPAYLLTNCPTVTTPLLNNSIAT